In the Flagellimonas sp. HMM57 genome, one interval contains:
- a CDS encoding tetratricopeptide repeat protein, which yields MEKLLKYYLSLYLAILCLACHEKKPELNAAQRRARAEEVFKNGSHLPQGSPKSMTRIEAAIKIDTTYAEAIQELSVAYLKRGMPHKWRPIIDRAVYYDAKTWQPWRGYLYLWFYRDYEKAIADFNASDTLTPHIDYPQGHSVDFWRGIAYLGLKDYQNSIAYWDKHIIKETNDSGEDWVELEAFLYRGIAYYESDNTDRALEDFEKILRYFKSSADAKYYMAKIFLEQKQYKKARKFVEEAKVDFKKGFYNNRVYVEALRQIYWEDLEELSSSIDD from the coding sequence ATGGAGAAATTGTTGAAATACTACCTTAGCCTTTATCTGGCCATACTTTGTTTGGCTTGCCATGAAAAAAAGCCCGAACTAAATGCGGCGCAACGAAGAGCCCGTGCGGAAGAAGTTTTTAAGAATGGTTCACATCTACCTCAAGGTTCACCAAAAAGCATGACTAGGATAGAAGCAGCTATAAAGATTGATACCACGTATGCAGAGGCTATTCAAGAACTCTCGGTTGCATATCTTAAAAGAGGTATGCCACATAAATGGAGGCCAATTATAGACCGAGCAGTTTATTACGATGCCAAAACTTGGCAACCATGGCGGGGTTATCTCTATTTATGGTTTTATCGAGATTATGAAAAGGCCATTGCCGACTTTAATGCTTCAGATACCTTAACGCCCCATATTGATTATCCGCAAGGACATAGTGTAGATTTTTGGAGGGGCATCGCTTATTTAGGATTGAAGGATTATCAGAATTCCATAGCCTATTGGGACAAGCACATTATAAAAGAAACCAACGATTCCGGTGAAGATTGGGTAGAATTGGAAGCATTTCTATACCGTGGCATAGCATATTATGAATCCGACAATACTGATAGAGCTTTGGAAGACTTCGAAAAAATTCTGCGATACTTCAAATCCTCTGCAGACGCAAAATACTATATGGCCAAAATTTTCCTCGAACAAAAGCAGTACAAAAAAGCAAGGAAATTCGTAGAAGAGGCTAAAGTGGATTTTAAAAAAGGATTTTACAACAATAGGGTTTATGTAGAGGCTCTGCGACAAATTTATTGGGAAGATTTAGAGGAATTGAGCAGTAGTATTGATGACTAA
- a CDS encoding chloride channel protein, with amino-acid sequence MPNTKKLLTRFLKWRYKHISNKTFVHLMSIIVGFLAGLVAVTLKNTTYFIEALLEKGIVFSENQLYFILPTIGLTFVFLYVKFVNKKPIQHAVSSIIFALSKKGGLLKVKNIYAPLITAPLTVGFGGSVGLLGPAVKSGSAISSNLSRLFHIDTKTRSLLVACASAGAISSIFQSPIAAIIFAVEVFTMDLTMLSMLPLLLASISGVLTSYFFLGNEVLFSFSLSEGFQLEDTFFYILLGVGTAFSSIYFTKMYFGIFDIFKRFKSPKYKLLVGGIAIGIMLYAVPPLYGEGFGFINNLLDGNHVEALGKTPLDAYMDNIWVVIALLFGITIFKAIAMTTTFAAGGAGGIFIPTMVMGSALGNAVAKVINNLGLGFEVSESNFTLIGMAGLIAGVIHAPLTAIFLIAEITGGYQLFVPLMITASISYLITKNALDYTIYTKELAKIGAILTHDKDQMVLRMLEMENIIEKNFKAVRPEMSLGQMLHESVSKSNRNIFPVLDVEEKLMGIIVLDDIREFMFDTELYTSVYVKNLMHAPPEQIFYEADSMKQVMQKFQDSGAWNLPVIKEGKYVGFISKSKLLTAYRRKLINFTK; translated from the coding sequence ATGCCGAACACCAAAAAACTTCTCACAAGATTTTTAAAATGGAGATACAAACACATTTCCAACAAGACTTTTGTGCACCTTATGAGCATAATCGTTGGTTTTTTAGCAGGATTGGTAGCTGTAACCCTAAAAAACACCACTTATTTTATTGAAGCCCTTTTAGAAAAAGGCATTGTTTTTTCCGAAAATCAACTGTACTTTATCCTTCCTACCATTGGCTTGACTTTTGTCTTTCTTTATGTAAAGTTTGTAAACAAAAAACCGATCCAACATGCTGTCTCTTCCATCATTTTCGCACTATCAAAAAAAGGAGGATTATTAAAAGTAAAAAATATTTATGCCCCTTTAATCACGGCTCCTTTGACCGTTGGTTTCGGAGGGTCGGTAGGATTGTTGGGCCCTGCGGTAAAATCAGGGTCAGCCATAAGTTCAAACCTTAGCAGATTATTTCATATAGATACAAAAACACGCTCGTTGCTCGTTGCTTGTGCATCAGCTGGTGCTATCTCCTCTATTTTTCAATCCCCTATTGCAGCCATTATTTTTGCCGTAGAAGTATTTACCATGGATTTGACCATGCTGTCTATGCTTCCATTACTTTTGGCTTCAATTTCCGGGGTGCTTACCTCCTATTTCTTTTTGGGAAATGAAGTCCTTTTTAGTTTTTCATTATCTGAAGGTTTTCAACTAGAGGACACTTTCTTTTACATTCTTCTGGGTGTTGGCACCGCTTTTTCATCTATATATTTTACCAAAATGTATTTTGGCATTTTCGATATATTCAAACGTTTTAAAAGTCCAAAATATAAGCTTTTGGTCGGGGGTATTGCCATTGGAATCATGCTCTACGCCGTACCACCCTTATATGGAGAAGGTTTTGGGTTTATAAACAACCTATTAGACGGGAATCATGTAGAAGCACTGGGAAAAACTCCTCTAGATGCTTACATGGATAATATTTGGGTGGTTATCGCCTTATTGTTCGGGATTACCATTTTTAAGGCCATTGCAATGACGACCACTTTTGCAGCTGGCGGTGCAGGAGGAATCTTTATACCCACAATGGTCATGGGAAGTGCACTTGGCAATGCAGTTGCAAAAGTTATCAATAACCTTGGGCTGGGTTTTGAGGTTTCTGAAAGTAATTTTACCCTTATTGGTATGGCAGGATTGATAGCCGGGGTTATCCATGCCCCTTTAACGGCTATTTTCTTGATAGCTGAAATTACGGGAGGATACCAACTTTTTGTCCCGTTGATGATTACGGCATCCATATCTTATCTGATTACAAAAAATGCATTGGACTATACTATTTACACCAAAGAATTGGCGAAAATTGGAGCGATTTTAACCCATGATAAAGACCAAATGGTACTGAGGATGCTAGAAATGGAAAACATTATTGAGAAAAACTTTAAAGCTGTCCGTCCAGAAATGTCACTTGGACAAATGCTCCATGAATCGGTATCCAAATCAAATCGTAACATTTTTCCTGTACTTGATGTAGAGGAAAAATTAATGGGCATCATTGTTTTGGATGATATTCGAGAGTTTATGTTCGATACCGAACTTTACACTTCCGTATATGTAAAGAATTTAATGCATGCCCCACCCGAACAAATATTCTACGAAGCAGATAGCATGAAACAAGTAATGCAAAAATTTCAAGATAGCGGGGCATGGAATTTGCCGGTAATAAAAGAAGGTAAATATGTAGGATTTATTTCTAAATCAAAGTTGTTGACCGCATATCGAAGAAAACTTATCAATTTTACGAAATGA
- a CDS encoding cold-shock protein, with protein sequence MTGTVKFFNESKGFGFITNDDTGKDIFVHVTALNGVELNEGDKVEYQEEEGRKGTVAAQVQVIG encoded by the coding sequence ATGACTGGTACAGTAAAATTTTTTAATGAGTCAAAAGGTTTTGGCTTCATTACCAACGACGACACGGGAAAAGACATTTTTGTTCATGTTACGGCATTGAACGGAGTGGAACTGAACGAAGGCGACAAAGTAGAATACCAAGAAGAAGAAGGGAGAAAAGGAACAGTTGCCGCACAAGTGCAGGTAATCGGGTAA
- a CDS encoding nucleoside deaminase — MENPFDDNYFMRKALQEAEIAFENGEVPVGAVVVIDNRIIGRAHNLTERLKDVTAHAEMQAITAASNFLGGKYLHGCTLYVTLEPCQMCAGALYWSQISKIVYGAPDLERGFNVMGTNIHPKTEVVSGILENEASQLLKRFFVQKRNLN; from the coding sequence GTGGAGAATCCGTTTGATGATAATTACTTTATGAGAAAGGCCTTACAGGAGGCCGAGATTGCTTTTGAAAATGGTGAAGTACCCGTAGGTGCCGTGGTAGTCATAGATAACAGAATCATTGGCAGGGCACATAATCTCACAGAACGGTTAAAAGATGTAACGGCACATGCAGAGATGCAGGCTATTACTGCTGCATCTAATTTTTTAGGCGGTAAATATTTACATGGATGTACACTTTATGTAACTCTAGAACCTTGTCAAATGTGTGCTGGTGCATTGTATTGGAGTCAAATTTCTAAAATTGTATATGGAGCTCCCGATTTGGAAAGGGGCTTTAATGTAATGGGAACGAACATACATCCCAAAACCGAAGTTGTTAGTGGTATTTTGGAAAACGAAGCCTCACAGCTTTTGAAACGTTTTTTTGTGCAGAAAAGAAATTTAAACTAA
- the dxs gene encoding 1-deoxy-D-xylulose-5-phosphate synthase has product MKKFLTHINTPKDLKKLSLDELPQLALELREFIIDIVSAKEGHLGASLGVVELTIALHYVFDTPNDKLIWDVGHQAYGHKILTGRKEDFHTNRQLGGISGFPKRSESEFDDFGTGHSSTAISAILGMAMASKIVDENSKQHIAVVGDASIASGMAFEGLNHLGVTNTNCLVILNDNAIGIDPSVGALKKYLTNVKLGTAKDENIFECLNLNYSGPIDGHDIHKLVSELQRLKSVEGPKLLHIITTKGKGLKKAEENQVVYHAPGKFDKDTGEQIKKAGIEQPPKYQDVFGLTLLELAKQNKKIVGITPAMPTGSSLKLMMEEIPERAFDVGIAEQHAVTLAAGMATQGLIPFCTIYSTFLQRAYDQVIHDVALQKLPVIFCLDRAGLVGQDGPTHHGVFDLAYLRCIPNLIVYAPMNEMELRNIMYTAQRGIESPIAIRYPRGRGANLNWKTQLKPIEIGTARCLKKGTKTAVLTLGHPGNQVANIMEELGQPKSLGHYDMRFVKPLDKKMLRNIFTQYDHIITVEDGCKTGGFGSAILEFANEQNISTPIKIFGIPDKFIEHGTIPETQQMAGTDFDALYTYIKSTSSCD; this is encoded by the coding sequence TTGAAAAAGTTTTTAACACATATCAATACTCCAAAAGACCTCAAGAAACTATCGCTCGATGAGTTGCCTCAACTTGCCTTGGAACTGAGGGAGTTTATTATTGATATTGTTTCTGCCAAGGAAGGACACCTTGGCGCAAGTTTGGGAGTTGTAGAACTTACCATTGCGCTACACTATGTTTTTGATACTCCAAATGACAAATTGATATGGGATGTTGGACACCAGGCCTATGGACATAAAATTTTGACAGGTAGAAAGGAAGATTTCCATACGAACAGACAGTTAGGAGGCATAAGCGGTTTTCCCAAACGTAGTGAAAGTGAGTTTGATGATTTTGGCACGGGACACAGTTCAACCGCCATTTCTGCCATTCTCGGTATGGCCATGGCTTCAAAGATAGTCGACGAGAATTCAAAACAACATATCGCTGTTGTTGGTGATGCTTCCATAGCCAGCGGAATGGCTTTTGAAGGTTTGAACCACCTTGGGGTCACCAATACAAACTGCTTGGTCATACTCAATGATAATGCTATCGGTATCGACCCAAGTGTTGGCGCATTAAAAAAATACCTTACCAATGTGAAGTTGGGAACAGCAAAGGATGAAAATATTTTTGAGTGTCTTAATTTAAATTATTCGGGCCCTATTGATGGGCATGATATCCACAAGCTAGTATCAGAACTGCAACGACTCAAGTCTGTGGAGGGACCTAAATTACTTCACATCATTACCACAAAAGGAAAAGGACTAAAAAAAGCCGAAGAAAATCAGGTAGTCTATCATGCCCCGGGAAAATTTGACAAAGATACTGGCGAACAAATAAAAAAAGCCGGTATAGAACAACCTCCCAAATATCAAGATGTTTTTGGTCTTACCTTACTTGAACTGGCCAAACAAAACAAAAAAATTGTTGGTATTACCCCGGCCATGCCTACTGGAAGTTCCCTAAAGCTCATGATGGAAGAGATTCCAGAAAGAGCTTTTGATGTCGGTATTGCAGAGCAGCACGCAGTAACTCTTGCTGCAGGAATGGCAACTCAAGGCCTGATCCCTTTTTGCACTATTTATTCCACTTTTCTTCAACGGGCCTATGACCAGGTAATACATGATGTAGCACTACAAAAACTTCCTGTCATATTTTGCTTGGACAGGGCAGGACTCGTAGGGCAGGACGGCCCAACCCATCACGGAGTTTTTGATTTAGCATATCTAAGGTGTATTCCCAATCTAATTGTTTATGCCCCCATGAACGAGATGGAACTCCGCAACATCATGTACACTGCTCAAAGAGGAATAGAGTCACCAATAGCTATACGTTACCCAAGGGGGCGTGGTGCAAACCTTAACTGGAAAACCCAATTAAAGCCTATTGAAATTGGCACGGCACGTTGTCTAAAAAAAGGTACAAAAACTGCTGTTCTGACCTTGGGGCATCCCGGGAATCAGGTTGCCAACATTATGGAAGAACTAGGCCAGCCAAAATCTTTAGGGCATTACGATATGCGTTTTGTAAAACCATTGGATAAAAAAATGCTCAGAAACATTTTTACACAATATGACCACATCATTACGGTCGAAGATGGTTGCAAGACAGGTGGTTTTGGTTCTGCTATTTTAGAATTTGCCAACGAACAAAATATTTCAACTCCCATTAAAATCTTTGGTATTCCAGATAAATTTATTGAGCATGGTACAATACCAGAAACCCAGCAAATGGCTGGTACGGATTTTGATGCACTATACACTTATATTAAATCAACCTCATCATGCGACTAG
- a CDS encoding DUF3078 domain-containing protein, translated as MRLVTFFAIFLFAFSSVYAQVNPLQVFEKDSVAPAFQVQRIKDIKLKYVPRSAKLTDPRTVLNRVKPVRKRYKQFKPTSFWTKVNEFGLNINEVAFVNWNAGGENSVSALSSARFVRNYKFRYLNWNNEAQLRYGVNAQEGRKLRKTDDQIRLASAISFRKDTITNWYYSVKATFNTQFSNGFKYPNRDTPISRFMSPGYLFVGAGKSYIPEDGKFNLYISPLTQKATFVLDEDLSEQGAFGVEQGENIFMEIGFLINNSWETEILKNVLMNHRVSLYTDYLLSFGNVDIDWEMNFNLKVNKFINANIGTHVIYDDDIKFDEVVADDGTVTDPGTPRIQFKQLLGVGLTYAF; from the coding sequence ATGCGACTAGTTACTTTTTTCGCTATTTTTCTTTTTGCTTTTTCTTCGGTTTATGCACAGGTAAATCCTTTACAAGTATTTGAAAAGGATAGCGTAGCACCAGCATTTCAGGTGCAGCGCATTAAAGACATCAAACTAAAGTATGTTCCGCGGAGTGCGAAACTTACGGATCCGAGAACTGTTCTTAACAGGGTGAAGCCTGTTCGTAAAAGATACAAGCAGTTTAAACCAACCTCGTTTTGGACAAAAGTCAATGAGTTTGGCCTTAACATCAATGAAGTTGCATTTGTCAACTGGAACGCGGGTGGAGAAAACTCGGTATCCGCACTGAGTAGCGCACGTTTTGTCAGGAACTATAAGTTTCGATACTTAAACTGGAACAATGAGGCCCAACTTAGATATGGTGTAAACGCACAGGAAGGAAGGAAACTCAGAAAAACCGACGATCAAATTCGTCTCGCATCCGCAATAAGTTTCAGGAAAGATACGATTACCAACTGGTATTATTCCGTCAAAGCAACATTTAACACACAATTTTCCAATGGATTTAAATACCCAAATAGAGATACTCCTATCTCTAGGTTTATGTCCCCTGGATACCTATTTGTAGGTGCAGGTAAATCTTATATTCCCGAAGATGGAAAGTTCAATCTATATATATCACCATTGACCCAAAAAGCAACATTTGTCTTAGACGAAGATTTATCTGAACAGGGAGCTTTTGGAGTAGAGCAAGGTGAAAACATTTTTATGGAAATTGGATTTCTTATCAATAACTCATGGGAAACTGAAATCCTCAAAAACGTGCTTATGAACCATAGGGTAAGTCTGTATACAGATTACCTCTTAAGCTTTGGAAATGTTGATATCGATTGGGAAATGAACTTTAATCTAAAAGTGAACAAGTTCATCAACGCCAATATAGGCACCCATGTAATTTATGATGATGATATTAAATTTGACGAAGTGGTTGCCGATGACGGAACAGTCACAGACCCCGGAACTCCACGAATACAGTTTAAACAATTGTTGGGTGTAGGGTTGACCTATGCCTTCTAA
- the dgt gene encoding dGTP triphosphohydrolase — MDWERLLSLKRYGDTGKRLRKEQEETRLGFEVDYDRIIFSSAFRSLQDKTQVIPLPISVGSKKDFVHTRLTHSLEVSVVGRSLGRIAGQRILSKNPYLSEVHGYHFNDFGAIVAAAALAHDIGNPPFGHSGEKAIGNYFKQGNGKNYKALLSAEEYQDIIDFEGNANGFKLLTESRKGVPGGLRLSYATLGAFMKYPKASLPTKPSKHIADKKFGYFQSEKEFFGQVVEEIGLKTNPNNPKTGFYRHPLTYLVEAADDICYTIIDFEDGINLGLIPEEYALEYLINLVKGSINTKKYNAMKYPSDRLSYLRALAINTLILDAVEVFEKNEKEILDGSFSSSLLDKGMYKAQVDDIIKLSIEKIYRSTEVTDKELAGYKIISDILDIYTNALINKKEGSHTNYDTLLIRSLPETYRNTDTSVYSILLNTCCFVASLSDSAAVHIHEKLMGKHF; from the coding sequence ATGGACTGGGAACGGTTACTTTCTTTGAAGCGCTATGGGGATACGGGCAAAAGGCTACGAAAAGAACAGGAAGAGACACGTTTAGGATTTGAAGTAGATTACGATCGTATCATTTTTTCTTCTGCATTTAGAAGTCTTCAGGACAAAACCCAGGTCATTCCCCTGCCCATAAGCGTTGGTTCTAAAAAGGACTTTGTGCACACACGACTCACCCATAGTCTGGAAGTTTCGGTAGTGGGTAGGAGTTTAGGACGTATTGCAGGGCAACGGATCTTATCAAAAAATCCATATTTAAGCGAAGTCCATGGATATCATTTTAATGATTTTGGGGCCATTGTTGCTGCGGCGGCCCTTGCCCATGATATAGGAAACCCGCCTTTTGGTCATAGTGGTGAAAAAGCTATTGGAAATTACTTTAAGCAAGGAAATGGAAAGAATTATAAAGCTCTCCTTTCAGCCGAAGAGTACCAAGATATCATAGATTTTGAAGGAAACGCAAATGGATTTAAACTTTTGACCGAATCGCGAAAAGGGGTTCCCGGTGGGCTGCGTTTAAGCTATGCTACCTTGGGGGCATTTATGAAATACCCCAAAGCTTCATTGCCTACAAAACCTTCCAAGCATATTGCGGATAAAAAATTTGGGTACTTTCAGTCCGAAAAAGAGTTTTTTGGACAAGTCGTTGAAGAAATTGGCCTTAAGACTAATCCCAATAATCCTAAAACAGGATTTTATAGGCATCCTTTGACTTATCTGGTGGAAGCTGCAGATGATATATGTTATACCATTATTGATTTTGAGGATGGTATCAACCTAGGTCTTATTCCAGAAGAATATGCATTGGAATATCTCATAAATCTGGTAAAAGGCAGCATCAATACCAAAAAGTACAACGCCATGAAATACCCAAGTGATCGACTTAGTTATTTGAGAGCACTTGCCATAAACACTTTGATTTTGGATGCGGTCGAGGTTTTTGAAAAGAATGAGAAGGAGATTCTGGATGGTAGTTTTAGTTCATCCTTATTGGACAAAGGAATGTATAAAGCACAAGTAGATGATATCATAAAGCTAAGTATTGAAAAAATCTATAGGTCGACAGAGGTAACTGATAAGGAATTGGCCGGATATAAAATCATTTCAGATATTCTTGATATTTATACGAATGCGCTTATCAACAAGAAAGAAGGAAGCCACACCAATTATGATACGCTATTGATACGGAGTTTGCCTGAAACGTATAGAAATACGGATACCTCTGTTTACAGTATTTTATTGAATACCTGTTGTTTTGTTGCTAGCTTGTCGGATAGTGCAGCGGTACACATTCACGAAAAATTGATGGGGAAACATTTTTAG
- a CDS encoding inorganic phosphate transporter gives MGENIYIFMVIALAILAITDLVVGVSNDAVNFLNSAIGSKAISFKTIMIVASVGIAFGAISSSGMMEVARKGIFNPGEFVFEEIMIIFMAVMITDILLLDFFNTLGMPTSTTVSIVFELLGASVAISLVKINKMDGGFSDLATYINTDKATEIIVGILLSVFIAFTIGAIVQFLSRLWISFNFKARSKWVEALFGGLAITAIIYFILVKGLKSAAIFNGALSEFIATQPQLFVLADIIVWTLISYVFAKFLNWNVYKLVIAFGTFALAMAFAGNDLVNFIGVPIAALQSFQDWSASGIAPADYNMSGLSAAVQTPTLLLLLSGGIMVITLWFSSKAKSVVKTSVDLARQDEGDERFQPNYLSRQVVKLSIAAFENLSKVIPPSIQKGIDKRFAVPYTYVPKSKVQEMPAFDMVRASVNLMVASVLISIATSMKLPLSTTYVTFMVTMGTSLADRAWGAESAVYRVAGVLNVIGGWFFTALSAFVAASIIAYILYLGGFIGLILLLLAAATILLRNYMSHNKKTKVIRAEDSLRRAESSSIQGVIEESADNIGNMIKRSNKIYTNCVNGLARHDIETLRKNRKGVNKMSGEIDDLKNNIFYFIKNLDESSVGGASNFYISLLGHLQDFSQSLEYISTLGYKHVHNNHKKLKYTQIKELKELDVELEQLFNNTQEIFQTRTFEKIQSILIRRDQLFKIISEKIEKQVARTRTEESSPKNTTLYFSFLTESKDLVKSTMKLLELYYSEHDSTVEPARIEKQNN, from the coding sequence ATGGGGGAGAACATCTACATTTTCATGGTTATCGCCTTGGCAATTCTTGCAATAACCGATTTAGTGGTTGGTGTCAGTAATGATGCTGTTAACTTTTTAAACTCTGCAATAGGGTCCAAAGCAATTTCCTTTAAAACAATAATGATCGTTGCAAGTGTAGGTATCGCTTTTGGTGCTATATCTTCAAGTGGTATGATGGAAGTTGCCCGAAAGGGTATTTTTAATCCGGGTGAATTTGTCTTTGAGGAGATTATGATCATATTTATGGCGGTCATGATCACGGACATTCTGCTCTTGGATTTTTTCAATACGTTGGGTATGCCCACCTCTACAACTGTTTCCATTGTATTTGAACTTTTAGGTGCTTCCGTGGCAATCTCATTGGTCAAAATAAACAAAATGGATGGTGGGTTTTCAGACCTGGCAACCTACATCAATACAGATAAGGCCACAGAAATCATTGTAGGAATATTGCTCTCGGTTTTTATAGCTTTCACCATTGGTGCCATAGTTCAGTTCCTTTCAAGATTATGGATTTCCTTTAACTTTAAAGCAAGGTCCAAATGGGTAGAAGCTCTTTTTGGGGGCTTGGCCATTACCGCGATTATTTATTTTATATTGGTAAAGGGCCTAAAAAGTGCCGCTATTTTTAATGGCGCTCTTTCTGAATTTATTGCCACCCAACCACAACTTTTTGTATTGGCGGACATTATAGTATGGACACTAATTTCTTATGTTTTTGCCAAATTTCTGAACTGGAATGTTTATAAACTTGTCATTGCTTTTGGAACCTTTGCATTGGCTATGGCCTTCGCTGGAAATGACCTCGTAAATTTTATAGGTGTTCCCATTGCAGCACTACAATCCTTCCAAGATTGGAGTGCTTCAGGTATAGCCCCGGCAGACTATAACATGAGTGGATTATCTGCTGCTGTACAGACCCCAACACTACTTTTACTTCTTTCTGGTGGCATCATGGTCATTACACTTTGGTTTTCCTCTAAAGCAAAAAGTGTCGTTAAGACCAGTGTAGATCTTGCAAGACAGGACGAAGGCGATGAGCGTTTTCAACCCAATTATCTTTCTAGACAGGTTGTAAAACTGAGTATTGCCGCATTTGAAAATCTTTCAAAAGTAATTCCACCTTCTATTCAAAAAGGTATAGACAAACGTTTTGCTGTTCCATACACTTATGTTCCAAAAAGTAAAGTTCAGGAAATGCCTGCATTCGATATGGTAAGAGCTTCTGTAAATCTTATGGTGGCCAGTGTTCTTATATCCATTGCCACCTCCATGAAGTTGCCTTTATCGACTACCTATGTCACATTTATGGTCACCATGGGTACATCTCTAGCAGATAGGGCATGGGGAGCGGAAAGTGCTGTATATAGAGTTGCCGGAGTATTGAATGTAATAGGCGGTTGGTTCTTTACGGCCTTGAGTGCCTTTGTAGCAGCTTCGATCATAGCCTATATCCTTTACCTTGGCGGATTTATTGGACTGATACTATTGTTGCTTGCCGCAGCCACTATTTTACTGCGCAATTACATGTCTCACAACAAAAAAACAAAGGTCATTAGAGCGGAAGATAGCTTGCGCAGGGCAGAGAGCAGTTCCATACAGGGGGTTATCGAAGAAAGTGCCGATAATATTGGCAACATGATCAAGAGAAGTAACAAAATATACACCAATTGTGTCAACGGATTGGCAAGACATGATATAGAAACACTCAGAAAAAATAGAAAGGGGGTCAATAAAATGTCTGGTGAAATAGACGATCTAAAAAACAACATTTTCTATTTTATCAAAAATTTGGACGAATCCAGTGTTGGTGGTGCCAGTAATTTCTACATCAGTCTATTGGGCCACCTACAGGATTTTTCACAATCTCTGGAATACATTTCCACATTGGGTTACAAACATGTGCATAACAATCATAAAAAGTTAAAGTATACACAGATCAAGGAACTCAAGGAACTGGATGTTGAACTGGAACAACTTTTTAACAATACCCAAGAAATTTTTCAGACCAGGACTTTTGAAAAAATTCAATCAATCTTGATACGTAGGGATCAACTGTTTAAAATTATTTCGGAAAAAATAGAAAAGCAGGTAGCACGAACACGTACCGAAGAGTCGAGCCCAAAAAACACAACCTTATATTTCTCCTTTTTGACAGAGAGTAAGGACTTGGTAAAATCCACAATGAAATTATTGGAACTCTATTATTCAGAGCATGATAGCACTGTGGAGCCGGCCAGAATTGAAAAACAAAATAATTAG
- a CDS encoding DUF6503 family protein yields MRQLFIVFVLLIGGIAVAQNISATELLEKTIEFHDPNKRWNTFKGSFKITMQTPKSSERLSIIALNNPKEQFNLKVEKDSAVYQYDFDGEKCTTTLNGSPEVTDAARKKYRLTCERGKMMRNYYTYLYGLPMKLKDPGTIIDDKVQHKKFKGKDYLVLKVNYTEGVGDDVWYFYFDPKTYAMEVYQFYHDETKNDGEYILLEDLEDINGIKMPKKRAWYYNKDNTYLATDTLKGSAQK; encoded by the coding sequence ATGCGTCAACTGTTTATAGTTTTTGTGCTGCTAATTGGTGGAATTGCTGTTGCCCAAAACATTTCAGCTACTGAATTATTGGAAAAGACCATCGAATTTCACGATCCAAACAAACGATGGAACACCTTTAAAGGTTCTTTTAAGATTACAATGCAAACTCCTAAATCCAGCGAGCGATTAAGTATAATAGCTTTAAATAACCCAAAGGAACAATTCAATTTAAAAGTAGAAAAAGATAGTGCCGTCTACCAATATGATTTTGATGGAGAGAAGTGTACTACAACCCTGAATGGCTCTCCAGAAGTTACCGATGCAGCTAGAAAAAAGTACAGATTGACCTGTGAACGGGGTAAAATGATGCGAAATTACTATACCTATCTATATGGGCTTCCCATGAAATTAAAAGACCCTGGAACTATTATTGATGACAAGGTACAGCACAAAAAATTTAAGGGGAAAGACTATTTGGTTCTAAAAGTTAATTATACAGAGGGCGTTGGTGATGATGTCTGGTACTTCTATTTTGACCCGAAAACCTATGCTATGGAAGTCTACCAATTTTATCATGATGAGACAAAAAATGATGGGGAGTATATTCTTTTGGAAGACTTAGAAGATATCAATGGAATAAAAATGCCCAAGAAAAGGGCATGGTACTATAACAAGGATAATACGTATTTGGCTACGGATACTTTAAAAGGTTCAGCTCAAAAGTAA